DNA from Anaerolineales bacterium:
TCTCCACCAGCTCTTTGACCACCGAGGCGGGCCGTTCGACCACCTCCCCAGCGGCAATTTGTGAGGCCAGCGCATCTGGCAACATGCGAATCGGCATGGCTAGATGTTAACTGCTATTTGCCCTTTGCGGAAAGTGCCGCGGCGTGCTATTCTGTGCCGCTTCATCGTTAGCTACATCAATTCAGCCTCTCAGGAGAACGCATGAAACCATTTGCAAAATCCCTCGGCCTGCTTCTACTCACGCTTCTGCTGGTAGCCTGCGGCGGTGCCGGCCCCAGCGCCACCGAAGCGGCAGGCGCCGGCAGCCCCGCAGCGGAAGCCAGCGCTGAGCCCAGCGTGCCGGCCAGCCTGTGCAGCGTACAGTACATGCCCGTGGTGGAAGGTGCCACCTGGCACTACGAAGGCAGCAGCGAGACCGGCCCCTACAGTTGGAGCGTGCTCACCAGCGAAGTTGGCGATGCCAGCTTCACCGTGACCCAAACTCACGATACCGGCGGTGAGCCGCTGATCGTGACCCAGCGCTGGACCTGCTCAGAAGAAGGCGCCACGGCGCTGGAGTATGGCGGTGGCGCGGATGCTTCGCTGACCTACTCGGGCTTGAACGTCACCCTGGAAACCTTGCAGACCACCGGCATCACCATACCGCGCAACATCCAACCGGGTGACAGCTGGCAGCAAACCTTCGAGATCGAAGGTACGATCCTGAGCGCTGATATCGAGAGCACGGTGCAGGGCAATATCACACAGGATTATCAAGCCATCGGCATCGAGAGCGTCAGCACGCCGGTGGGCAGCTTTGATGCGCTGAAGCTTGACATCGTTACCACCTTCAACCTGCAGGCCAGTGTGATGGGCATTACGGTGCCGTTCAACCTGGTATCCACCAACACATCCTGGCTGGTGTCAGATATTGGCTGGGTCAAAACTACCGGCAGCGCCACGATGGAAGGCGCCAGCGGTTTTGAGACCACCATCGAATTGCAAAGCTACAACATCCCCTAAACGTCAAGTTCGACTCGGAAAAAGCGCCAGCCACAAGCTGGCGCTTTTTTGAATCGCAAAGCCATCTACAATGGGGAGAATGTTCAAGGGAGTTTTATGTACAGCGAAGCGGAGCTCAAACCACTGCTACAAAGCATTGCCAGCCAAGAATATGCGCCGCCTGATGGAGAGGATGTCTTCGCGCTGGCGCAGGCGATGCTGGCCCATCTGGGCAGCCCGGATGCCGAGCTGCGCGATGACCTGATCTACGGCACGTTGGCGCGCTGGATCCTGCGCCAGCAGCGCTTCGAGAGCGAGGCGCTGCGCCAGTTGCTGTGGCAACTGGCCGACGACGAGCACCTTGGCTACGGCCTGGGCCAGGCCGGAGACGATTCGGTCTTCCGGCGTTCGTTTTCGGTGTTGCTGTGGCCGCCGGTCCTGATCGTCGAACGCCAGCGCCCCTTCTTGAGCGCAGCGGAAACGCAAACCTTGAAAGAGCGCATGGCCCACTATCTACGCAGCGAACAGGACCATCGCGGCTATGTGCCCGGCAAAGGCTGGGCACACGCCGCGGCGCATGCCGCCGATGCGCTGGACGATCTGGTGCAGTGCGCGCAACTGCACCCCAGCGACCTGCTGGAGTTGCTGGATGCGGCCGCTGCCAGTATTGCCTTTGCCCCCATGCCGCACCTCTATGAAGAAGATGAGCGCATGACCACGGCGGTGTTCTCGGCGCTGGGGCGCCAGCTGCTGCCTGAGCAGCATGTGGTGGCCTGGCTGCAGCGCCTGGCGGCCCGAGCGCTGGAGCCAGCCGAAGCCGGCTCCAGTTTCGTACATTTCAACGTTAAGGCCTTTTTGCGCAGCTTTGCCTTCCGCGCCCGGCGGCATGCGCTACCGGCGGCCCTGCTGGCGGCCAGTGAGGCTGCCCTGGCCGAGATCGATCATTTTAAAAACGTTTAGCCCGCAAAGGCCTTGCCTTCAGCCCACAGTTGGTAGGTGAGCTGCATATGCCCCAGGTGCATGGCATAGTGCGCCAGCACATGTTGCAGAATGCCACGCACACTGCGCGTCCGGCCGTTGAAGGTGAGGGTCTCATCCAAGCGAGCGGCGCTGAGCGCCGCCAGGATCGGCTCGCTTTCGGCGGCGGCGGCTTGCAAGGCCTGCAAGACCTGCTCGGCTGACTGCGCCACGAAGCTGAACTCGGCGGCACGCTGGCGCGTGGGCGGCTGGGCGGCGATGCCCTCGGCGAACCAGAAGTGCTCGGCGCCGGTGCTGTGCACGGCCAGCACAGCCAGCGAGTTGGTTTCATCCGCAGCGGGCGGCAGGCTGGGCCGCCAGTTGAGGCCAGCCAGCGGCGTGGCCGCCACGATGGCGGCCATCTGGCCGCGCAAGCCAGCCAAGCTGGCCAGGGTGTCTTGGATCTCGGGCAGCATAGCGCGGCCTACTTGACGATGCCGCCCTCGGTCAGCTTACGCAAATCGCTCAGCGCGTGGCGGATCTCATCGGCGGTGGCAGGGCGATCTTCATTGACATGCTGGAGCAAGCCGGCGTTAGCTTTCTCCACGGCCAGCTCGGTGATTGCCAGGTTGTCTTTCACGGCTTCCTTCACCAAGGCGGCACCCGCCTGGTACCCGATGAGCGGGTTGAGGGCGGTGACGATGATGGCGTTGCGCGCCAGCCAGCCTTCGGCCTTCTCTTGATTGGCGCTCAGCCCCACTACGCAGCGCGTGGTGAAGGCGTTGACCGCGCCGATGATGACTTGCATCATCTCGAACAGGTTGTGGGCGATGATCGGCATCATCACGTTGAGCTCCAACTGGCCAGCGGCCGATGCCATCGCCACGGTGGTGTCACAGCCGATGACGTGATACATGGCCTGGTTCATCATCTCGGCCAATACCGGGTTGACCTTGCCGGGCATGATGCTGGAGCCGGGCTGCACGGCGGGCAGGCGCACTTCGTCGAGCCCGGTGGAGGGGCCGGAGGCGAGCAGGCGGAAATCGTTGGCGATGCGCGTCATCGTCAGCGCGTAGGTGCGCAGGGCGGCCGAGAAATCGGCGGCATCCGCCAGGCTCTGCATGCTCTCGAAGAGGTTATCGGAGGTGTGCAGCTCCAGCCCGGTGATCTCGCTCAGGCGGGCCACCATGTTCTTATGATAGCTGGGATGGGCGTTGAGGCCGGTGCCGGTGGCGGTGCCACCGATGCCCAAGCGGCGCAGGCCATCGGCGGCGCGGCGGATGCGCTCGGCATCGCGGCGCACGGCTTTGGCATACGCGCCGAACTCCTGCCCCAGGCGCACCGGCACGGCATCTTGCAGGTGGGTGCGGCCGGATTTGACCACGCCATCAAACTCGACGGCTTTGGCTTCGAGGGCAGTGGCCAGGCCGTCCACCGCGGCGAGCAACTCCTCCAGGCGCCATAGGGCGCCGAGGCGGATGGCGGTGGGGATGGTGTCGTTGGTGGATTGGGCCATGTTGACATGGTCGTTCGGGTTGACCAGGTAGTTGCCCAGCTCGCCGCCGATGAGCTGGGTGGCACGGTTGGCCAGCACTTCATTGACATTCATGTTGTGGCTGGTGCCGGCGCCGGCCTGGAAGGGATCGACCACGAACTGATCGGCCCATT
Protein-coding regions in this window:
- a CDS encoding DUF2785 domain-containing protein yields the protein MYSEAELKPLLQSIASQEYAPPDGEDVFALAQAMLAHLGSPDAELRDDLIYGTLARWILRQQRFESEALRQLLWQLADDEHLGYGLGQAGDDSVFRRSFSVLLWPPVLIVERQRPFLSAAETQTLKERMAHYLRSEQDHRGYVPGKGWAHAAAHAADALDDLVQCAQLHPSDLLELLDAAAASIAFAPMPHLYEEDERMTTAVFSALGRQLLPEQHVVAWLQRLAARALEPAEAGSSFVHFNVKAFLRSFAFRARRHALPAALLAASEAALAEIDHFKNV
- a CDS encoding DinB family protein, with the protein product MLPEIQDTLASLAGLRGQMAAIVAATPLAGLNWRPSLPPAADETNSLAVLAVHSTGAEHFWFAEGIAAQPPTRQRAAEFSFVAQSAEQVLQALQAAAAESEPILAALSAARLDETLTFNGRTRSVRGILQHVLAHYAMHLGHMQLTYQLWAEGKAFAG
- a CDS encoding aspartate ammonia-lyase codes for the protein MSQDVRIEHDSLGEVKVPAGALYGAQTQRAVENFPVSGLKPWRAFVWSMAAIKRAAADVNSGLGLLDGDKAKAIATAASEVMDGQWADQFVVDPFQAGAGTSHNMNVNEVLANRATQLIGGELGNYLVNPNDHVNMAQSTNDTIPTAIRLGALWRLEELLAAVDGLATALEAKAVEFDGVVKSGRTHLQDAVPVRLGQEFGAYAKAVRRDAERIRRAADGLRRLGIGGTATGTGLNAHPSYHKNMVARLSEITGLELHTSDNLFESMQSLADAADFSAALRTYALTMTRIANDFRLLASGPSTGLDEVRLPAVQPGSSIMPGKVNPVLAEMMNQAMYHVIGCDTTVAMASAAGQLELNVMMPIIAHNLFEMMQVIIGAVNAFTTRCVVGLSANQEKAEGWLARNAIIVTALNPLIGYQAGAALVKEAVKDNLAITELAVEKANAGLLQHVNEDRPATADEIRHALSDLRKLTEGGIVK